ggtgttacaatccaccccccttatgggactcagcgtcctcgctgaggtttgccccaccatcgctcaaggttgcacgcagagcggctctgataccacaaatgtaatggcccggcccactagtgatattgtccgctctgggccgaagccctcacggttttaaaatgagtcactaggggttacgaaccacgaacttataaacccagcatctctcccgtgttttgtcgatgtgggatttgcctagggtgttacatcagTCTTCAGACCAAGATTCAATTTTGAAGTCTATGATGGAGAATTTCTTAGCTGCTCAACAAAAACAAGGAGAAATGATTCAACAATTAACTTCAAGGATAGACTAGCTTGCCACTCATAACAGGATGTTGGAAAActaaatagctcaacaagcaaaTTCTTCTAGCAAAGCAcaaggaaaacttccaagtcaaccagagaaTCCTAGAGAACATTGCAAGGCAGTGATCCTAAGGAGTGGGAAGATTGTGGGAGATGAAAAGAGAGATGAGGtagaagaggaaaagaagaaagaagatgaagacaAGAATGAATCCACTTCAAATCATGATGAAGTTAATGAGGAAGCAAACAAGAAGAAGGaagttgaaaaagaaaaagaggaaaagtaTATGTCTCCACCACCATACAAGCCACCATTGTCATATCCTCAGAGGTTTCAGAAAGCAAAGCTAAATAAGCAGTTCGAGAAATTtttagaagttttgaagaaattatacatcaacattccatttgcagatgcaatttctcaaatgccttcatatgctaagTTCCTGAAAGAAATTTTGTCAAATAAGAAgagactagaaaattatgaaactgTGGCATTAATAGAGGAGTGTAGTGCTCTCTTGCAGAATAAGCTCCCACCGAAATTGAAGGATCCAGGAAGTTTCTCTATTCGTTGTCATATTGGGGATACTAGTATTAATAAAGCATTGTGTGATCTTGGAGCTAGTGTAACTTTAATGCCACTATCTATATGTGAAAAGTTGAAGGTAGGAGATTTGAAGCCCACCACCATTTCTTTGTAATTGGCTGATAGATCTATCAAATATCCAGTGGGAATTTTAGAGAATGTGCCATTGAAGGTTAGAAAATTTTTTATTCCTGTGGATTTTGTGGTTctagagatggaggaggatgtaagaACACCCATCATACTTGGAATACCATTTTTAGCTACTGCAGGAGCTAATATAGATGTGAAGAATGGGAAATTGAAGTTGAAAGTTGGAGAAGAGGAAATAGAATTCAGTTTATTCCAAGATTCCAAGGAATCAACTATGGTAAATTCTTGCTATAGAGTGAATGTTATAAAAAATGATACTGGAATGGAAAATATTAAGTTGGAGGGAAGTCAAATTACTCTTCATTCTCAGTATAATTAGCATACAATGCGAAAGAAAAAGTCTCCTTTGCCACTTCCTTTTGATAAGAATGAAACTCCAAGAGTAAAACTTAAGGCTCCATCTAAACAACTCAAAGCAGAAGGTTCATCTCAAGTTTGTAAGAGTAATTTGCAAGGTGTGGTTGGGATTCTAAACAAAGCAACAGGTGCTTTCATAGTAAATAGGAAAAAGTTGAAGTACAAATTTATTGCATCACCTATTGAGAAGGGAGGCAATACTTTCCAATTCCAACCACCATGAACTGAAAAGGGATCAAGttaatgaccttaaattagcgcTTCTTGGGCGGCAACCCAAGTTAATTTTTAGTAGtttgttaattttctttttcttatgtCATCCCTTATAActcaaattttgatatttttctaatttttggtTTGTAGGCGAAATGCAAAAATTGGATGTTTTGAAAAATGCTGCAAAGAAAACTATGTTGCTGATTTAGGGGAAGTTTTCTatgtttcttttaatttgttggtaaatagtaatttttttttttcatgatgatGTATTGCTTGAGCTAGaatgaaatcagaaaatttaGTTGAGAGAAATTGATGATAAGGATTAAATTTTACTCTAGGATTGTGCAATGATGCTTAACATGTTTGTATTTAATTTTGGCTTATTTCAGTGTTCTAGCTATGTTTATGTGTTAGTTTGGCCAATTTAGCTTATTTTAAACTTGTTAATCTTGAAGGGATGATTGCTATAATTTGGAGTTAGTAATATGTTGCAAAAAGGAAGGGTAATTGCTATTTGGGAAAGTATTCTGCACTTTTATCTCATTGTGAATAATATTTTTTCTTTAATGCCAAATTGCTATTAGGTTGAATATACTTTGATGAAATGAGGAAGTTTAGTTGATATATGTGTTTTGAAGTGTTAATTTGGTGGAAATTTAATATAAAGTATTAAGGTAttgatttttgttattttgaGTGTCAAGCATGCATTAAAGATTGAGTTTGCTATATATCATGTGAACAGTACTTTCTTGACTTTTATTGGATATATTGAATATGCTTTGATGGTATGAGCATATGGGTTAACAATATATGATATTGACTTAAACTTTTGTGTTTTGAGGTGTGAACTATGGTTGAAATCTATTTTGAAGTGTTTTGGTCAATAATTCATACTGATTTGGTTGTTCTTTGATAGAGTACTTTTAGAATTTTGGATTTTTAGAGTGAAATCTTGAGTTTTATATCAGGTCTAATAACAATGAGTATGACATGCCTCATACTAAGGGTTATGTTATCATGTGAGCTATTTGAATTGCTTAAAATTGCAAAATTTTTGAAACCCACCGAAATTTTCCGGGAGCATGACATACCCCATGttggtacccagtgtcagttgaTCAGCATTGAGCACATGGCATGCCAATTTACCTTTActtcaacatgcctcatgttacTCAATCAGCGCACATGTTCACCTAAAAACCTAAACTCTAAAATTTTCCAATTCACTTTTCCCTTTTTCACCTCACTCACTTCtatttaatttgatataattGGGATACTTTTGCACATATTTTCTTTAAGCTACATTGTTCATATTATTTTGAgcttaattttgaattaattgttcttatttagctttaattcccaatTGTACATACTGTATGAGCTGATTAGTTTATTCACCGTTtgtctgtaacaccctaggcaaatcccacatcgacaaaacacgggagagatgctgggtttataagttggtagttcgtaacccctagtgacgcgttttaaaatcgtgagggcttcggcccagagcggacaatatcactagtgggacgggcccttacatttgtggtatcagagctgctccgcgtgcaaccttgaacgatggtggggcaaacctcagcgaggatgctgagtcccataaggggggtgaattgtaacaccctaggcaaatcccacatcgacaaaacacgggagagatactgggtttataagttggtggttcgtaacccctagtgacgcgttttaaaaccgtgagggcttcggcccagagcggacaatattactagtgggacgggccgttacatttgtgatactgggtttataagttggtggttcgtaacccctagtgacgcgttttaaaatcgcgagggcttcggcccagagcggacaatatcactagtgggacgggccgttacatttgtggtatcacaaatgtaacggcccgtcccactagtgatattgtccgctctgggccgaagccctcgcgataccacaaatgtaacggcccgtcccactagtgatattgtctgctctgggccgaagccctcacgattttaaaacgcgtcactaggggttacgaactaccaacttataaacccagcatctctcccgtgttttgtcgatgtgggatttgcctagggtgttacaatccaccccctttaTGGGACTCAAAGCCCctcgaggtttgccccaccatcgctcaaggttgcacgcggagcggctctgataccacaaatgtaatggcccggcccactagtgatattgtccgctctgggccaaagccctcacggttttaaaacacgtcaataggggttacaaaccatcaacttataaacccagcaactctcccgtgttttgtcgatgtgggatttgcctagggtgttacattgtcCATCTTTAcattcattttagacattaaGAACAATGTCTCATTTGAGTTTAGGGGAGCGtaaaatttttaatcctttttatttgcattacttaaattccattttatttatacttaGTTACTTAGTTCACATACGTCATACACCTACACCATGTAAATATATATACTTGCATATAGATATCATATAGATTATAtatagtttttatttcattttttttattacttaagttttgcatttattttaggaatcatgcatacaaaaaataataataaatttctacctaattcttagaagattgagaatcattttTAAAAGCAATTGAGCTTTCCTCTAgatgggtttgatggattgaaagttccagATTGGTATAAGGCTATAAGATTCTTATctaagtttatatcttcttagccaagggccacctaaTTAATTACATTGAGTTTTGAGTGCTTAAAAAAAACTCTAGAGTAacaaataactaattgtttctcacCAATCGTAGAACAAGCCTTCTAGACCTTTCGAGGGGAAATCTTAGTATTCACTTGAAAGAGAAATGATCAAggcattcttttaattttaaatccatatttttagccttaaccaaccccactttaaaatttccttttgaaaCCAATTTGTACATTCATTTATACCCCTTATTTCCTTAGTACCCATAATctacctagccataaacctaaacacttacctaccctttatgagaataatttgtttaagtgatagatacctttaaaaaaaaaagtgagagaagtatataataattaaatgggAGAAGTACTAAAGTAAAATTAGCTAGCAATCATATCATGTTATAGAAACTATTTAGCACCCAAGTAcataaagaaatgagtttgggggtggattAAAAAGAGACAATTGCAATACAaaattcaatgttatttatgtagtcccttaAAGAGttcaaaaattatatgctagcattggtgatttATTGTAAAGTTGTTCCTCCCatttaattcaaaaaataataataaataataaaataaaataaaaataaaaataaaagaaaagtatATCTTaatctttttaacaatttaattatgCTTATGTTTTGCTTTCCTTTTACATTTtatttgttagccacattattaccctttagccccattacaaccattaaaagtccttttgatcttttgatagtattttgctatattagtggagattggaatagttgGTTTGCCTATGTGATTGGCACATTATTCCTCCATTTAACTATTTCCATCATCATTTGAGACAttttagtttatggattgtttTAGAGCCTATTTGAGCATGATTTCTCTAtgtaattgattggtttgggtttgATGGAATGAACAATTGATCTGAGGCTAAGCAATGATAACTTTAgtgagaattgaattccttatacCTTGAAGGttggtatatggtttgttggtggctagaggtaagtttgaGAGCTTTGATGAGtgattttcatgaatttaagAAAAAGAGGTACCCCAAttgcatataattatttttaatttgcttgaggataagcaaaggtttgagtttgggggaatttgataaaccaattttatataaatattttaaggtagttttgcatccattttgccctttttagtttagtatttttatgtttttaatgcttattttagttaatttgttaattttagtttcattatattttatttttggaattttaatgtttttgataggttttaataaggtttaaaggcaaaaaggtctATATAGAAGAAATTaaaagtgatttggaagcttaaagtagtgtgaaaaatgaagaaaatttgctTAAAGAAGAAGACCAGCCGAGATTTTCAAGGGcttcaacatgccccgtgttAAAGGTCGTGTGAAAAAAAGAGTCAGCCAGCTGGAATCCATATGAGGCATGTAAATTCAACACTAGGTCGTGTGGACAGAGATTTTGGAACAAAATATGCCGAAAGTTTCAAGGGCTtcaacatgccccgtgtagctggtcgtgcagaatctaaaggctcctcctcCGAATCGACATGAGGCAAGTTGAAAATAACTTAAATCAACATAAGGCATATGGGATGGCGCTGGCAGATTTGCTGATAtggaaaaattttcttttttcacaCCTTTTGTCTTTATCTCTTTAGAGACTATTTTTAGAGCAAATCTTGAGGAGATATATAAGCATCATTTTCTCATTTTTACAataaggagaaagagaaagaaaaatcaaaagaggaaggaaagaagGAATCACACCATTTTTGGAGGAAAAACACCTGCAGAGTAACATTTCCAGCTTTCATTTTCAGAGATTTAGATCTTCTTCTTCTggattcttttatttttagtcttattttcatgttttcttgctctTTTTCATATTTACTACTTGTAAATAtaagcatgagtgagtagatacttaaaaTTTCAAAGTTGGGAAAAaagatttaagttttatttatggatttggactagttttaatcatattttagtatatataagtttttatacttatcttgtgtgcttatttacatacccattgctggtaccctttgggttttgttcttaatcttatATTGAATgaccgagaggtgaaaatctataatagataatcaagatgatgaacttaatcacctagtgttagaaataaactagtgagTTAAGAGAAATTTCTagttgattaaagtgcttaaagggttttgggtgattaaacatcgcatgataatggggtttagtttcctttaaaatactctttagtttgcttgaaagagaaattaaaagaaatcagaatcaacttccttcaaacttgtattttccttaatcttggttttgcctattcaaatcccaatgaaatttacttcatgaacctcaactatgaaatcaatttttaccattaattaattaaatcttttgtcacttgctgaaattttagtaaattagtatagcgtttagaattttaattgcttaatttattataatttccttattttcttaatttaatttgctacatctcttactctatttttggcacaaattattgatagcccaaataatcgtgacttttatagtttggtactcaaacaataAATCTCTGTGGAGCGATATCTTTTatttactacttgaacgacccgtatacttgcggagtacCCATCACTCATATAATGGTACAGTACAAAAAAAATCATCAACGAAAACCCATATATGGTTCAGTAAGAAAAGAATCATCAGTACGAAAAGAAACAtcccttaatatatatataatttttttgcaACTCATAATGGAATAAATAAGATAGAAATCCATATATAGTCTTGCTCgtgtgattgaaaaaaaaaatcgtaCCTTCTTGTTGTTGTAGAAGACGAAGAGCTTTTGGAGATAAAAGGACCAAAAAATAAAACAAGTTGAGAAGAAATAGGGAAGTGATATATAAATAGTGTATTTAGCTTCTGCTAATCTACCCACCCCATAGTTAACATTTAACCCATAAAAAGAGGTTAAATGTTAATGAGGTTAAAAATTAACCTATTCACTTTAAAGCATCCAAACTGCATTAAAAATTACAAGGTTAATTATTAACCTTTATTAACCCCGTACCAAATGCACCCTTATAGATAATTCCTTACTAACTAAAGTTCATTGATTAACTTGTTATTTTTAGAGATAAGTTGGGAAAATCCCCCAGCCTATAAATAAATTTATCCTTACCAAATAGATTTGATAGCGAAACTCTCCTCTCATTGATTCAGGTTGACTCAATTAATAAGCTTAATTATAatcgtaaatatatatatatatatatatatatatatatatatatatatatatataagagaaaaGTATTCTTATGATATTGTTATGTAACATTTTCTCTTATGGTATTGTCATGTGACATTTCTCCATTTtaattctcttttattttttttaattatataacacaattttgatatttaaaatgaaaaaaagaatAATATGGTTGAATCAACTTTAAAGGATTCTACATTTTAAGCAATATtcctattatatttttatatttttatatttttattataaaacctttattaaaaaatttaatagataaaaaaattaataaaaaataaaatatataaaaagtaACTATATCTTTAAATAATGTTTCGATTATATtactatgtttttattatttttattatgaaatttttataaaaaatttgagagataaaaaaaattaataacaatatgaaatatttaattaataaaaaataaaatatataaaaaaataaaatatgaaataattaataaaaaaattaagatattatttaatttctgtcatgacccaacctataggccgaaccggcactaggatCTGGGTTAGCATAAAGCcctcaaggcccgtagtaagccttactgttcccaaACCCATGACCAGACCCATAATTTAGGCTCcacatgcatataaaataatttaaattaaaatattataattttatttcgggccaacttaacccaataattatcagaaactcaaAATAAGGGAGTCCAGCTTAACccggttacatcatttacaaattatttaagtaTCATATAAATCTCTATTTATTAacctcaagaatttaaattcacaATTTCTAATAGGGTCTATACTATTTCTAAtacatgcagagttctaaatttcaaatttagagaataataataaaattcagtaattattgataacctgcgagaaaagaagcaggttattctaaaaaaggtctcctcctgtagcctgaaaaaatagagtgaacaagagtgagcgttctactcagagagtaaaatactaattctaaccacaatttctataactatctaaagctaatgcatcctaaggaatggaatgcaacatcatcataaatttcatacaaattacatcataatagtaaaaaggcaatttagagcactcacacacccaatactgttcaaacagtatatatatgagagctgatcccctatacagctctcttaatccaacctctaccagtgagtgtctctcaagccggactttcacttaataaaccaaatgcagggtcccagcgagtgtctctcaagccgtgtctaccccgacttatccatagaGGACCGGGTCcaagtgagtgtctctcaagcagtGTTTACCCATCCTTATCCAATACCATATCATACGCACgtcaacgcacacacactgctccaaattatcacaaataacatccatggcactttattaattatgaatgcaatataaaaagtgcctagtatttaactacatagatacatatttataagtgatgcatgggcatgcttgaacatataataatatcgaaattataattaaaattaatattttactcatagtacACCAGAGACGACTGTAGAGGTTGGGTGAAGAAAGATAGTTGATTCTGATtacctacataattttattgtgaatttattagtgctaattcaaataaaaataaattttaaagaggCAAACACATCCCAATTTGTGCCGAAAATTCAGTAGaggagtctcccttatacctaggacctacccaatctgCAAAAGGCTTCAAAATACACTACTATATCTGTCAATCACATAATcaaaactcaatcacatcacaaggcccctcctggacccacccaaacagtcaacaaccacaatttgaaaatttacaatttagcCCCTATAATtagcctttttgcaaaaactacccaaacgagctctaaaaattctaaaattttgcctcacagtccttaataatattataaggctattgcaaaaagacttataattttctgatcatccacgaatattttatgaattttattcaaaaTCGGTATTAGCCGGAAATGAGCAATttggagttcgagtttacctatgccaattctgacacctggaatACGTCCAaaacgtctgaaaatgctaggattgactataatatcgaccACGTTCTAAGACGGGCTGCCAGGCAGCCAgatctggctgaaaatgcagTCCCAACGCCGGTGAGTTATCCTCGATCCGATTACACCTAAATTAAATCCAAattgtgttaataattatcataaaattatttttaaattttgtaaatCGAAAAAGTGTAAAAATCTCACCAAGTGATCTGGACCGttcgattatcgcctttttcaaatgaTGTCCGATCGGAGTGGGACTAGTCTTATCTCGTAGATTTCACCGTTCCGAGACCATCGGTGGTCTCAAATTtctgatccaacggtcggattgcCAGAAAAATGGCCAGAATGCTAGCTGCCcaacattttctctctcctcctgatCTTGCCAAAAAACTCCATGGATTCCGGCATGCTTGGCCGGGAACTGGGGTCCTTACCATCCAAGAAGGTTCGCCGACGTCTTCCACCTCCGTCCGACAGCACAATGGCCGGAGTTGGCCTCCAACTCACTCAAGCGcttgctttctctctctctctttctcgtcGACCTGCGTTGCTGCCACCTCTCGCCATCTAGAGCAGCTCCGGTGGCCACTGGGTGGTTGTCCTGCCGACCGGCTTGGGCTCTTGCCGAAAgagaagggaaagaaaagaatggGAAGGGGGAAATCGGGAAAGGATGCATGGAAGGGGGGGGGGGGCTGCTACATTTTTTTTTctggttttgttttttttttatcttttaattacatAGCTAGTCCCTAAAGTTTCATGAGTTATTCACTTAAGTCcaaatttttaattctttgaaattttagCTTTCAAGttaaaacaacaacaacaacaataataataataataataataataataataataataataataataataataatatatgaaaAACAAAATGACacccatttaataaaaattaccattgttaaaatattaatttaaattcatgaataaaatatcaatagattATCAggtcaataaaagaaaaataaaatatatttattagaaaAATTGGGTTGTTACAATTTTCAtacactaaaattaaaaaaatatgaaaattaaatttatttatatattaaaattattaataaccaATTGCACAATTCCCTAATTGTGGTATATAGCAAGAGGAAATTTATGTGAAATCCATATATTTAATAGATAGATTTCACTATACATATTATATCTTAGACTTATGATAGACTGAGTTTACGTGAGAAAAATTCTACAGGAAGAATGAAAATTTTATGCGTTGTCAAATTAATGCATCCATAGTGTGT
This sequence is a window from Hevea brasiliensis isolate MT/VB/25A 57/8 chromosome 10, ASM3005281v1, whole genome shotgun sequence. Protein-coding genes within it:
- the LOC131169449 gene encoding uncharacterized protein LOC131169449 produces the protein MENFLAAQQKQGEMIQQLTSRIDYKAQGKLPSQPENPREHCKAVILRSGKIVGDEKRDEVEEEKKKEDEDKNESTSNHDEVNEEANKKKEVEKEKEEKYMSPPPYKPPLSYPQRFQKAKLNKQFEKFLENKLPPKLKDPGSFSIRCHIGDTSINKALCDLGASVTLMPLSICEKLKVRKFFIPVDFVVLEMEEDVRTPIILGIPFLATAGANIDVKNGKLKLKVGEEEIEFSLFQDSKESTMVNSCYRVNVIKNDTGMENIKLEGSQITLHSQYN